Proteins encoded by one window of Pseudochaenichthys georgianus chromosome 9, fPseGeo1.2, whole genome shotgun sequence:
- the LOC117452995 gene encoding sperm-associated microtubule inner protein 10-like, with translation MAGAAGSPHQHERSCSHIPTFSARHPMIPKLYVMPWKQDMKNQRLLMKNAALTKVPVVPLEESLWFCGRERLCHSQESPSSSFALLTQSGQTAHHSSHFSRYNSSVVTTRRLYQT, from the exons ATGGCCGGTGCTGCAGGGAGCCCTCACCAACATGA GCGATCCTGTTCCCACATCCCTACGTTCTCTGCCCGACATCCCATGATCCCCAAACTGTATGTGATGCCATGGAAACAGGACATGAAGAACCAAAGGCTCTTGATGAAG aacgCAGCTCTTACAAAGGTCCCTGTGGTTCCTCTTGAGGAGTCTTTATGGTTCTGTGGTCGGGAACGTCTCTGCCACAGTCAGgaatccccctcctcctcctttgcTCTGCTCACCCAATCAGGACAGACAGCTCATCACTCCTCCCACTTCTCCAG ATACAACAGCTCTGTGGTGACCACCAGGCGCCTCTACCAAACATGA